A window of the Mannheimia granulomatis genome harbors these coding sequences:
- a CDS encoding ammonium transporter — protein MKKYFLLSSFLIPSSSYAETNWWRPLSEINGGDTAWVMISAILVLFMTIPGLALFYGGMVRKKNILSTMMHSFSVTALISFLWIAIGYSLAFTEGNAFIGGFDRIFLTGIGLDLANNTGTIAPNASSIPETVFMFFQMTFAVISVAIISGAFAERIKYSAMMWFSGLWFLFVYVPTCHWVWGGGFMAAGGVLDYAGGTVVHINAGIAGLVAAIVIGKRVGYKKEAMPPHNMAFTLIGAAMLWVGWFGFNAGSAVAANASAGMALAVTQISAAVGALTWLLCEKLAGHSPSSLGLASGSVAGLVGITPAAGFVDPQGALFIGSLTAVACYVSVTVIKHKLGYDDSLDAFGIHGFGGIVGALLTGIFFNNTVFSGDATVTSQLLIQVKDVMITVIYSGIVSFILLKIISFICGGLRVEKDDERQGLDISIHGERVE, from the coding sequence ATGAAAAAATACTTTCTGCTTTCTTCTTTTCTTATCCCATCATCTAGCTATGCTGAAACAAATTGGTGGAGACCACTTTCTGAAATTAATGGGGGAGATACCGCTTGGGTCATGATTTCAGCCATCTTAGTGCTTTTTATGACTATACCTGGACTTGCTCTGTTTTATGGTGGCATGGTTCGTAAGAAAAATATTCTCAGTACCATGATGCATAGTTTTTCTGTTACTGCATTAATTAGTTTTTTATGGATAGCTATCGGTTATTCACTTGCCTTTACAGAAGGTAATGCTTTTATCGGGGGCTTTGACCGCATATTCTTAACAGGGATTGGCTTAGACTTGGCTAACAATACCGGCACCATCGCACCTAATGCAAGTTCTATTCCTGAAACTGTATTTATGTTTTTCCAAATGACTTTTGCTGTCATATCTGTTGCCATTATTTCGGGTGCTTTTGCCGAAAGAATCAAATATTCCGCGATGATGTGGTTTTCCGGGTTATGGTTCTTATTTGTTTATGTGCCAACTTGTCATTGGGTTTGGGGAGGTGGCTTTATGGCAGCAGGTGGTGTATTAGATTATGCTGGTGGCACTGTAGTACATATCAATGCAGGGATTGCAGGACTAGTAGCAGCTATCGTTATAGGTAAACGCGTTGGTTATAAAAAGGAGGCTATGCCACCTCACAATATGGCATTCACTCTTATTGGTGCTGCAATGCTATGGGTAGGCTGGTTTGGGTTTAATGCAGGCTCAGCTGTTGCAGCAAATGCTTCTGCCGGAATGGCTCTTGCCGTAACCCAAATTTCTGCCGCAGTTGGAGCATTAACATGGCTTTTATGTGAAAAATTAGCAGGACACTCCCCATCATCGCTTGGATTAGCATCCGGATCTGTGGCTGGTTTAGTTGGCATTACTCCAGCGGCAGGTTTTGTTGATCCACAGGGCGCTCTTTTCATCGGCAGCTTAACTGCTGTTGCTTGTTATGTCTCTGTGACAGTAATAAAACATAAACTTGGCTATGATGATTCATTAGATGCGTTTGGTATTCATGGTTTTGGAGGAATAGTCGGTGCATTACTGACCGGAATTTTCTTCAATAACACCGTATTTTCAGGCGATGCTACTGTGACTTCTCAATTACTGATACAAGTAAAAGATGTAATGATTACCGTCATTTATAGCGGCATAGTTAGCTTCATTCTGCTTAAAATTATTAGTTTTATTTGTGGTGGTCTACGTGTAGAAAAAGATGATGAACGCCAAGGTTTAGATATTAGTATTCACGGAGAGCGTGTTGAATAA
- a CDS encoding P-II family nitrogen regulator, whose translation MKQVIAIIKPFKLQDVREALSDLGISGMTVTEVNGFGRQKGHTESYRGAEYEVDFLPKIKIVLVISDEMLDSVVQTIIHAAHTGKVGDGKIFVSPVEQVIRIRTGETDNDAI comes from the coding sequence ATGAAACAAGTAATTGCAATAATAAAGCCTTTCAAGCTTCAAGATGTTAGAGAGGCATTATCTGATTTAGGCATTTCAGGGATGACTGTAACAGAAGTTAATGGATTTGGCAGACAAAAAGGTCATACTGAAAGTTACCGTGGTGCAGAGTATGAAGTTGATTTCCTACCTAAAATAAAAATTGTCTTGGTCATCTCTGATGAAATGCTTGATTCAGTGGTACAAACCATCATCCATGCCGCTCATACAGGAAAAGTGGGGGACGGAAAAATATTTGTCTCACCAGTTGAGCAAGTCATTCGAATCCGTACAGGTGAAACGGATAACGACGCAATATAG
- a CDS encoding acryloyl-CoA reductase, whose product MRRMQEKVKKRGRPAKNPPNFDTKTQLIRTGIELLTERGYITADIDSVLKKAGVPKGSFYYHFKNKEEFGLAVIYGYADYFNRKLDKFLCDETLSPLSRILAFYENAKLGMEKFGFSRGCLIGNVAQEATILPESYHSILNEIFEVWQKKFEQCFLSAQTAGELNNKYDCRQLAYFFWLGWEGAVMRAKLIKTHEPLTIFIEYFFPLSKNKECTMFKAILINKQDDQYIANLSMVDEKELPEGDVLVKVDYSTLNYKDALAITGKSPVVRSFPMVAGIDLVGTVLESQSEQFKIGDSVLLNGWGVGEKHWGGLAEKARLRSEWLISLPENFAPKQAMAIGTAGYTAMLCVNALEQNGIQPDSGKVLVTGANGGVGSFAVAILAKLGYEVIASTGRLSESDYLKSLGAVEIIDRAELSEKGKPLMKERWVAAIDSVGSHTLANVCASTQYGGVVAACGLAQGMDFPATVAPFILRGVTLKGVDSVMCPKPLRVQAWQRLSEIVDDELLAKISREISLDEVISAAEKLLKGEVRGRIVVKI is encoded by the coding sequence ATGAGACGTATGCAAGAAAAAGTTAAAAAGCGAGGGAGACCTGCTAAAAACCCTCCCAACTTTGATACCAAAACTCAACTTATTCGCACAGGCATTGAATTACTCACAGAACGTGGTTATATCACAGCAGATATTGATAGCGTGCTGAAAAAAGCGGGCGTGCCGAAAGGTTCGTTCTATTATCATTTCAAAAATAAAGAAGAGTTTGGTTTGGCGGTAATTTATGGTTATGCCGATTACTTCAACCGAAAATTAGACAAATTTCTTTGTGATGAAACCCTTTCCCCACTTTCTCGCATTCTTGCCTTTTATGAAAATGCCAAATTAGGAATGGAAAAATTTGGTTTCTCTCGTGGCTGCTTGATTGGAAATGTAGCACAAGAAGCGACGATTTTGCCAGAAAGCTATCATTCCATTTTGAATGAAATTTTTGAGGTTTGGCAAAAGAAATTTGAGCAATGTTTTTTATCAGCTCAAACAGCAGGAGAATTAAATAATAAGTACGACTGCAGACAGCTTGCTTACTTCTTTTGGCTCGGTTGGGAAGGGGCTGTAATGCGTGCCAAGCTGATTAAAACTCACGAGCCTTTAACGATTTTTATTGAATACTTTTTTCCACTCTCAAAAAACAAGGAATGCACAATGTTCAAAGCAATTTTAATTAACAAACAAGACGATCAATACATCGCCAATCTCTCAATGGTTGATGAAAAAGAACTACCTGAAGGCGATGTGTTAGTGAAGGTGGATTATTCTACGCTGAATTATAAAGATGCTCTTGCAATTACAGGCAAAAGCCCGGTTGTGCGATCTTTCCCAATGGTCGCTGGAATTGATTTGGTTGGCACGGTATTAGAAAGTCAATCGGAGCAATTCAAGATTGGCGATAGTGTTCTGCTAAACGGTTGGGGAGTGGGTGAAAAGCATTGGGGCGGATTAGCTGAAAAAGCTAGATTACGTAGTGAATGGTTGATCTCTTTACCGGAGAATTTTGCCCCGAAACAAGCAATGGCAATTGGTACTGCTGGCTATACGGCAATGTTATGCGTGAATGCGTTAGAGCAAAATGGTATTCAGCCTGATAGTGGTAAAGTGTTAGTGACAGGTGCAAACGGCGGGGTAGGCAGTTTTGCGGTGGCGATTTTAGCAAAATTAGGATACGAAGTGATCGCATCAACAGGGCGATTAAGCGAAAGCGATTATCTAAAATCATTGGGGGCGGTAGAAATTATCGATCGTGCCGAGCTAAGCGAAAAAGGCAAACCACTGATGAAAGAGCGTTGGGTTGCTGCCATTGATAGTGTTGGTAGCCATACACTTGCCAATGTGTGTGCCAGTACGCAATATGGTGGTGTAGTTGCCGCTTGTGGATTAGCTCAAGGAATGGATTTTCCTGCAACCGTTGCTCCCTTTATTTTGCGTGGTGTAACCTTAAAAGGTGTAGATAGCGTAATGTGTCCAAAGCCTTTGAGAGTGCAAGCGTGGCAACGATTAAGCGAAATAGTCGATGATGAGTTGCTTGCAAAAATTAGTCGTGAAATTTCTCTTGATGAAGTAATCTCAGCCGCAGAAAAATTACTAAAAGGCGAAGTGCGTGGTAGAATTGTAGTAAAAATTTGA
- a CDS encoding ABC transporter six-transmembrane domain-containing protein has translation MNINVFSTLKQIALDHRKKLGVTFSLVAAENLLLLLYPLVGSLAVNAVLNHDVGLALLYAVMVFSIWAVGSARRAVDTRVFVRIYAELAVNAVLNQKRKGSTSSAAAHAALSRQFVDFFEEHLPILITSVFNIVGSVVMLMIIEFWTGLLTFFVLLGWGIALPRYAKLNDRLYFKLNNRLENEVTVIEQGSNHGLTKHYGLLAKLRIAISNREALSFFLIGISLCLLFGSALAMLSLNDNVTAGHIYAVITYLWSFAFSLDDMPRLVEKFSELKDIGSRVEI, from the coding sequence ATGAATATCAATGTATTCAGTACATTAAAACAGATCGCCCTTGATCATCGTAAAAAACTGGGGGTGACGTTTTCGCTGGTGGCGGCAGAAAATTTATTGCTGTTGCTTTATCCGTTGGTGGGCAGTCTTGCGGTCAATGCGGTGTTAAACCACGATGTGGGGTTAGCGTTGCTTTATGCGGTAATGGTGTTTTCGATTTGGGCGGTCGGTTCAGCACGCCGTGCGGTGGATACACGGGTTTTCGTGCGGATTTATGCCGAGCTTGCGGTAAATGCAGTACTCAATCAAAAACGCAAAGGCTCAACCTCATCGGCTGCTGCTCACGCGGCACTTTCCCGCCAGTTTGTCGATTTTTTTGAAGAGCATTTACCGATATTGATTACCTCCGTTTTCAACATTGTTGGCTCGGTGGTAATGTTGATGATCATTGAATTTTGGACAGGCTTGCTCACCTTTTTCGTGCTACTTGGCTGGGGGATTGCCCTGCCACGCTATGCGAAACTCAATGATCGGCTCTATTTCAAATTAAACAACCGCTTGGAAAACGAAGTTACCGTGATTGAACAAGGCTCAAATCACGGCTTAACCAAGCACTACGGATTATTGGCAAAACTTCGCATTGCGATTTCCAACCGTGAAGCATTAAGTTTCTTTCTGATCGGCATTTCACTCTGCCTACTGTTCGGATCGGCATTGGCAATGTTAAGCCTAAACGACAATGTTACCGCAGGGCATATTTATGCCGTAATTACCTACCTTTGGTCATTCGCCTTTTCCCTTGACGATATGCCAAGATTGGTGGAAAAGTTTTCCGAATTGAAAGATATTGGTAGTCGAGTAGAAATATAA
- a CDS encoding MarR family winged helix-turn-helix transcriptional regulator encodes MSHFDELSTHIGKMDAVMESWIAKLGLTYNHFAVLHTLAEQPNGCTQKQIADEWYLPKQTVFNICKEYREKSWIEFAESESDKRERILLLTEQGKAQAMPIKIATDSIFARAFEHFGAKKTEQLFKLMAELGDICQEEIKLHSEIAKS; translated from the coding sequence ATGTCTCACTTTGATGAACTTTCTACACATATTGGCAAAATGGATGCTGTTATGGAAAGCTGGATTGCAAAGCTTGGCTTAACCTACAACCATTTTGCGGTGCTACATACTCTTGCCGAACAACCAAATGGTTGCACGCAAAAACAGATTGCAGACGAGTGGTATTTGCCGAAACAGACGGTATTTAATATCTGCAAAGAGTATCGGGAAAAAAGCTGGATTGAATTTGCCGAAAGTGAAAGCGATAAACGGGAGCGAATTTTGCTTTTAACCGAACAGGGTAAGGCTCAGGCTATGCCGATAAAAATAGCAACTGATTCAATTTTTGCCCGTGCTTTTGAACATTTTGGCGCAAAAAAAACGGAGCAGCTTTTTAAATTAATGGCGGAATTGGGGGATATTTGCCAAGAAGAAATAAAATTGCATAGTGAAATAGCGAAAAGTTAG
- the lepA gene encoding translation elongation factor 4, with translation MQNIRNFSIIAHIDHGKSTLSDRLIQTCGGLSDREMEAQVLDSMDLERERGITIKAQSVTLNYKAKDGETYQLNFIDTPGHVDFSYEVSRSLAACEGALLVVDAGQGVEAQTLANCYTAIEMDLEVVPILNKIDLPAAEPERVAEEIEDIVGIDAIDAVRCSAKTGLGIEDVLEDIVKKIPAPEGDAEAPLQALIIDSWFDNYLGVVSLVRVKNGVLRKGDKIKVMSTGQSYNVDRLGIFTPKQVDTTELKTGEVGWVVCAIKDILGAPVGDTLTHHHNSATEVLPGFKKVKPQVYAGLFPISSDDYEAFRDALGKLSLNDASLFYEPETSSALGFGFRCGFLGLLHMEIIQERLEREYDLDLITTAPTVVYEVVQTDGETIYVDSPSKLPAINNIAEIREPIAECNMLVPQEFLGNVITLCVEKRGVQTNMVYHGNQIALTYEIPMGEVVLDFFDRLKSTSRGYASLDYGFKRFQNADMVRVDIMINGERVDALAIIVHRANAAYRGRELVEKMRELIPRQQFDIAIQAAIGNHVIARSTVKQLRKNVLAKCYGGDVSRKKKLLQKQKEGKKRMKSLGNVEVPQEAFLAILHVGKD, from the coding sequence ATGCAAAATATTCGTAACTTTTCGATTATCGCTCACATTGACCACGGTAAATCAACCTTATCTGACCGCTTAATTCAAACCTGTGGCGGCTTATCAGACCGTGAAATGGAAGCTCAAGTGCTAGATTCTATGGATCTTGAACGTGAACGTGGAATTACCATTAAAGCACAAAGCGTAACTTTAAATTATAAAGCGAAAGACGGTGAAACTTATCAGCTTAATTTTATCGACACCCCGGGGCATGTGGATTTTTCTTATGAAGTTTCTCGCTCGCTCGCCGCTTGTGAAGGGGCATTGTTGGTAGTAGATGCAGGGCAGGGTGTTGAGGCTCAAACATTAGCCAACTGCTATACTGCAATCGAAATGGATCTCGAAGTTGTGCCGATTTTAAACAAAATCGACTTACCAGCAGCCGAGCCTGAACGTGTGGCAGAAGAGATCGAAGATATTGTTGGTATTGATGCGATTGATGCAGTACGCTGTTCGGCAAAAACCGGTTTAGGGATTGAAGATGTTTTAGAAGATATTGTGAAGAAAATTCCGGCACCGGAAGGCGATGCAGAAGCTCCATTACAAGCACTGATTATTGATTCTTGGTTCGATAACTATTTAGGCGTGGTGTCTTTAGTGCGTGTGAAAAACGGTGTGTTACGCAAAGGTGATAAAATCAAAGTGATGAGTACCGGACAATCCTACAATGTAGATCGTCTTGGTATTTTCACGCCAAAGCAAGTAGATACCACTGAGCTGAAAACAGGTGAAGTAGGTTGGGTAGTCTGCGCGATTAAAGATATTTTAGGTGCACCGGTGGGCGATACATTGACTCATCACCACAATTCAGCCACCGAAGTATTACCAGGCTTTAAAAAAGTAAAACCGCAGGTTTATGCAGGTTTATTTCCGATCAGTTCGGATGACTACGAAGCGTTCCGTGATGCGTTAGGTAAATTAAGCCTAAATGATGCTTCATTATTCTATGAGCCGGAAACCTCAAGTGCGTTAGGTTTTGGTTTCCGTTGTGGTTTCTTGGGACTTCTCCACATGGAAATTATCCAAGAGCGTTTAGAGCGTGAATACGATCTGGATTTGATCACCACTGCCCCAACGGTAGTCTATGAAGTAGTACAAACAGACGGTGAAACCATCTATGTGGATAGCCCGTCCAAATTACCGGCAATCAATAACATTGCGGAAATCCGTGAGCCGATTGCAGAGTGTAATATGCTTGTGCCACAAGAATTCTTAGGCAATGTGATTACCCTTTGTGTGGAAAAACGTGGTGTGCAAACTAATATGGTTTATCACGGTAACCAAATTGCGTTAACCTATGAGATCCCGATGGGAGAAGTGGTGTTAGATTTCTTCGACCGCTTAAAATCAACCTCTCGTGGTTATGCTTCGTTAGACTATGGTTTCAAACGCTTCCAAAATGCTGATATGGTACGTGTGGATATTATGATTAATGGCGAACGTGTTGATGCGTTAGCGATTATTGTTCACCGTGCGAATGCCGCTTATCGTGGGCGTGAGCTAGTGGAAAAAATGCGTGAATTGATTCCACGTCAGCAATTTGATATTGCTATTCAAGCGGCAATTGGTAACCACGTTATCGCTCGCTCAACGGTAAAACAGTTGCGTAAAAACGTATTGGCGAAGTGTTACGGTGGAGATGTAAGCCGTAAGAAAAAACTGCTACAAAAACAAAAAGAGGGTAAAAAACGCATGAAATCTCTCGGTAATGTAGAAGTACCACAAGAAGCGTTCTTAGCAATTCTTCACGTTGGCAAAGATTAA
- the lepB gene encoding signal peptidase I, with protein sequence MAQFMPIIFLGIIYGIWKWLDSMQLPNTISIILVVLVLICGGFWAFYKFSADPRRKRAIAQQQKRLGRELTAEEIADIQPKSAVGEFFASLFGVLFFVTVLRSFLFEPFQIPSGSMEPSLRVGDFLVVNKFEYGIKDPIWQKTLIETGKPERGDVIVFKAPIELHVDYIKRVVAIGGDKLKYDFATQRLTLTKANGEVQVFEYSEGKPNAEFFYKGEMQVERTEKSDVIHQILNHPMAFNYAPYFFKQEGLSEGEWIVPEGHYFVMGDNRDNSGDSRFWGFVPEQNVVGKASFIWLSIDKQQDESSLKALFSKGLRFSRMFTSIH encoded by the coding sequence ATGGCACAATTTATGCCAATTATTTTTTTAGGCATTATTTACGGTATTTGGAAATGGTTGGATTCAATGCAGCTACCGAATACGATTTCAATTATTTTAGTTGTCCTAGTTCTGATTTGTGGAGGATTTTGGGCATTTTATAAATTTAGTGCTGATCCAAGACGTAAACGGGCGATTGCACAACAACAAAAACGCTTAGGTAGAGAATTAACGGCAGAAGAGATTGCCGATATTCAGCCAAAATCAGCAGTAGGCGAATTTTTTGCTTCGCTTTTCGGTGTGTTGTTTTTTGTAACGGTATTGCGTTCATTTTTATTTGAACCCTTTCAAATCCCAAGTGGTTCAATGGAACCAAGCTTACGCGTGGGTGATTTTTTAGTGGTAAATAAATTTGAATACGGTATCAAAGATCCGATTTGGCAAAAGACGTTAATCGAAACCGGCAAACCTGAGCGTGGCGATGTGATCGTATTTAAAGCACCTATTGAGCTACATGTTGATTATATTAAGCGAGTAGTTGCCATTGGTGGTGATAAGTTGAAGTATGATTTTGCGACTCAGCGTTTGACCTTAACCAAAGCTAATGGCGAAGTGCAGGTTTTTGAATATAGCGAAGGCAAGCCAAATGCAGAGTTCTTCTATAAAGGGGAAATGCAAGTTGAACGTACTGAGAAAAGTGATGTTATCCACCAAATTTTAAATCACCCGATGGCATTTAACTATGCTCCTTATTTCTTCAAACAAGAAGGGCTATCCGAGGGAGAATGGATTGTGCCGGAAGGGCATTATTTTGTAATGGGTGACAATCGAGACAATAGTGGTGATAGCCGTTTTTGGGGATTTGTACCCGAACAAAATGTTGTAGGCAAAGCCAGCTTTATTTGGCTAAGCATTGATAAACAACAAGATGAAAGCTCACTTAAAGCCTTATTTAGCAAAGGGCTACGTTTCTCAAGAATGTTTACTTCCATTCACTAA
- the rnc gene encoding ribonuclease III produces MQLERLQKKLGYQFHNLDYLTQALTHRSAAAKNNERLEFLGDSILNFTIGKALYDKFPKANEGELSRMRATLVREQTLAIIARKFDLGDYLKLGPGELKSGGYRRESILSDCVEAIIAAIYLDQDMAKAMEKVADWYADLLNEISPGDSQKDPKTRLQEFLQGKKLPLPEYDVLDIKGEAHNQTFRVTCKVINLDEIFIGIGTSRRKAEQNAAEKVLAVIKTKK; encoded by the coding sequence ATGCAATTAGAACGATTACAGAAAAAATTAGGTTATCAGTTCCATAACCTGGATTACCTCACACAGGCTTTAACACATCGTAGTGCGGCGGCAAAAAATAACGAACGTCTTGAGTTTTTAGGCGATTCAATTTTAAATTTTACTATCGGCAAAGCCTTATATGACAAATTCCCTAAAGCTAATGAAGGGGAGCTTAGTCGTATGCGGGCAACCCTTGTTAGAGAGCAAACCTTAGCTATTATTGCTCGTAAATTTGATTTAGGCGATTATCTGAAATTAGGGCCGGGCGAGCTAAAAAGTGGTGGATACCGCCGAGAATCTATTCTTTCAGATTGCGTTGAAGCGATTATTGCAGCAATTTATCTTGATCAAGATATGGCAAAAGCAATGGAAAAAGTAGCAGATTGGTATGCGGATTTACTAAATGAAATCAGCCCGGGCGATTCGCAAAAGGATCCAAAAACACGCCTACAAGAATTTTTACAAGGCAAAAAATTACCGTTGCCGGAATATGATGTGTTGGATATTAAAGGCGAAGCTCATAACCAAACATTCCGAGTCACTTGTAAAGTGATTAACTTAGATGAAATTTTTATCGGCATAGGCACAAGTCGCCGTAAAGCTGAGCAGAATGCAGCAGAGAAAGTATTGGCTGTAATTAAGACAAAAAAATAA